The Setaria italica strain Yugu1 chromosome IX, Setaria_italica_v2.0, whole genome shotgun sequence genome has a window encoding:
- the LOC101763377 gene encoding ACT domain-containing protein ACR4 isoform X2 gives MDGDSSSSSWDSDDEYQKFIKKMNPPRVTIDNTSCANATIIHVDSANKYGILLEVVQVLTDLKLIVKKAYISSDGGWFMDVFNVTNQSGQKIMDESVLQGIKDYIYKSIAPGSCFLPSRRRAIGVEPSSDYTLIELTGTDRPGLLSEVSAVLTNLDCNVVNAEVWTHNERAAAVIQVTDRKSGLAISDADRLGRIKEWLRNVFKGRSRDAKTTVAMGITHTERRLHQMMLEDRDYERYDKDRANANPMPMVSVVNWLQKDYSVVTMRCKDRPKLLFDTVCTLTDMQYVVYHGSVDTEGPEAYQEYYIRHIDGSPVNSEAERKRIIQCLEAAIERRVSEGLKLELSTGDRVGLLSDVTRIFRENGLTVTRAEVATRGNKAINTFYVRDTAGSSVELKTLEAIRQEIGQTVLQVKGHPEHPKSPAQESPTRFLFSSLFRPRSL, from the exons ATGG ATGGGGACTCGTCCTCTTCTTCTTGGGATAGTGACGATGAGTACCAGAAGTTCATAAAAAAGATGAACCCTCCAAG GGTCACGATTGACAACACGTCATGTGCAAATGCTACAATTATTCAT GTGGACAGCGCCAACAAGTATGGGATACTGTTGGAGGTTGTGCAGGTTCTCACTGACCTTAAGCTCATTGTCAAGAAAGCCTACATATCCTCTGACGGGGGATGGTTCATGGATG TGTTCAATGTGACGAATCAAAGTGGGCAGAAGATAATGGATGAATCTGTGCTTCAAGGGATAAAAGATTACATTTACAAG TCTATTGCACCTGGTTCTTGCTTTCTTCCTTCACGGAGGAGGGCCATTGGAGTCGAGCCTTCCTCCGACTACACCTTGATAGAGCTAACTGGGACTGACAGACCCGGTCTTCTCTCTGAAGTGAGCGCTGTGCTCACAAATCTGGACTGTAACGTGGTTAATGCTGAGGTGTGGACACATAATGAAAGAGCAGCAGCAGTCATCCAGGTCACTGATAGGAAGTCTGGATTAGCAATTTCGGATGCAGATAGGCTTGGCAGAATCAAGGAGTGGCTTCGCAATGTGTTCAAGGGGAGGAGTAGAGATGCCAAGACAACAGTTGCAATGGGGATAACCCACACAGAGCGACGGCTGCACCAAATGATGCTTGAGGATAGAGATTATGAAAGGTATGACAAGGATAGGGCGAATGCCAACCCCATGCCCATGGTCTCGGTTGTTAATTGGCTTCAGAAAGATTATTCTGTGGTGACAATGCGGTGCAAGGATCGACCAAAGCTTCTCTTCGACACAGTTTGCACGCTAACAGATATGCAATACGTGGTTTACCATGGGAGTGTGGATACTGAGGGCCCTGAAGCGTACCAG GAATATTATATAAGGCACATTGATGGATCACCTGTCAATTCAGAGGCCGAGAGAAAACGAATCATCCAATGCCTTGAAGCAGCTATAGAACGGAGAGTATCCGAG GGCCTGAAGTTAGAGTTGTCAACAGGCGACAGAGTGGGTCTGTTGTCAGATGTGACACGCATTTTCCGTGAGAATGGTTTGACAGTCACAAGAGCAGAAGTTGCAACAAGGGGTAACAAGGCCATCAACACTTTCTATGTTCGTGACACAGCAGGGAGCTCGGTCGAGCTGAAGACGCTTGAAGCCATACGGCAGGAGATAGGCCAGACTGTGCTTCAAGTAAAAGGGCACCCTGAGCACCCGAAGTCACCGGCGCAAGAGTCGCCTACTAGGTTTCTCTTCAGCAGCCTCTTCAGACCAAGATCACTCTGA
- the LOC101763377 gene encoding ACT domain-containing protein ACR4 isoform X1 yields the protein MAAFADGDSSSSSWDSDDEYQKFIKKMNPPRVTIDNTSCANATIIHVDSANKYGILLEVVQVLTDLKLIVKKAYISSDGGWFMDVFNVTNQSGQKIMDESVLQGIKDYIYKSIAPGSCFLPSRRRAIGVEPSSDYTLIELTGTDRPGLLSEVSAVLTNLDCNVVNAEVWTHNERAAAVIQVTDRKSGLAISDADRLGRIKEWLRNVFKGRSRDAKTTVAMGITHTERRLHQMMLEDRDYERYDKDRANANPMPMVSVVNWLQKDYSVVTMRCKDRPKLLFDTVCTLTDMQYVVYHGSVDTEGPEAYQEYYIRHIDGSPVNSEAERKRIIQCLEAAIERRVSEGLKLELSTGDRVGLLSDVTRIFRENGLTVTRAEVATRGNKAINTFYVRDTAGSSVELKTLEAIRQEIGQTVLQVKGHPEHPKSPAQESPTRFLFSSLFRPRSL from the exons ATGG CTGCATTCGCAGATGGGGACTCGTCCTCTTCTTCTTGGGATAGTGACGATGAGTACCAGAAGTTCATAAAAAAGATGAACCCTCCAAG GGTCACGATTGACAACACGTCATGTGCAAATGCTACAATTATTCAT GTGGACAGCGCCAACAAGTATGGGATACTGTTGGAGGTTGTGCAGGTTCTCACTGACCTTAAGCTCATTGTCAAGAAAGCCTACATATCCTCTGACGGGGGATGGTTCATGGATG TGTTCAATGTGACGAATCAAAGTGGGCAGAAGATAATGGATGAATCTGTGCTTCAAGGGATAAAAGATTACATTTACAAG TCTATTGCACCTGGTTCTTGCTTTCTTCCTTCACGGAGGAGGGCCATTGGAGTCGAGCCTTCCTCCGACTACACCTTGATAGAGCTAACTGGGACTGACAGACCCGGTCTTCTCTCTGAAGTGAGCGCTGTGCTCACAAATCTGGACTGTAACGTGGTTAATGCTGAGGTGTGGACACATAATGAAAGAGCAGCAGCAGTCATCCAGGTCACTGATAGGAAGTCTGGATTAGCAATTTCGGATGCAGATAGGCTTGGCAGAATCAAGGAGTGGCTTCGCAATGTGTTCAAGGGGAGGAGTAGAGATGCCAAGACAACAGTTGCAATGGGGATAACCCACACAGAGCGACGGCTGCACCAAATGATGCTTGAGGATAGAGATTATGAAAGGTATGACAAGGATAGGGCGAATGCCAACCCCATGCCCATGGTCTCGGTTGTTAATTGGCTTCAGAAAGATTATTCTGTGGTGACAATGCGGTGCAAGGATCGACCAAAGCTTCTCTTCGACACAGTTTGCACGCTAACAGATATGCAATACGTGGTTTACCATGGGAGTGTGGATACTGAGGGCCCTGAAGCGTACCAG GAATATTATATAAGGCACATTGATGGATCACCTGTCAATTCAGAGGCCGAGAGAAAACGAATCATCCAATGCCTTGAAGCAGCTATAGAACGGAGAGTATCCGAG GGCCTGAAGTTAGAGTTGTCAACAGGCGACAGAGTGGGTCTGTTGTCAGATGTGACACGCATTTTCCGTGAGAATGGTTTGACAGTCACAAGAGCAGAAGTTGCAACAAGGGGTAACAAGGCCATCAACACTTTCTATGTTCGTGACACAGCAGGGAGCTCGGTCGAGCTGAAGACGCTTGAAGCCATACGGCAGGAGATAGGCCAGACTGTGCTTCAAGTAAAAGGGCACCCTGAGCACCCGAAGTCACCGGCGCAAGAGTCGCCTACTAGGTTTCTCTTCAGCAGCCTCTTCAGACCAAGATCACTCTGA